In a single window of the Streptomyces sp. 846.5 genome:
- a CDS encoding (Fe-S)-binding protein produces the protein MRIALFITCFNDTMYPDTGKAVVTVLERLGHTVEFPLAQTCCGQMHFNTGYRPEAMPLVKGFAEAFANYDAIVTPSASCAGMVRESHPLLAEQLGDTGLRRQVAEVAPRVHEFTEFLVDVLGVTDVGAYFPHRVTYHPTCHSLRGLRLGDKPQRLLREVHGIDLVELPAADSCCGFGGTFALKNAETSTAMLGDKMRNVVATGADVLCAADNSCLMHIGGGLSRLRTGVGTLHLAEILARTEGADQ, from the coding sequence ATGCGGATCGCACTGTTCATCACCTGCTTCAACGACACCATGTACCCGGACACGGGGAAGGCGGTCGTCACGGTACTGGAGCGGCTCGGCCACACGGTCGAGTTCCCGCTCGCGCAGACCTGCTGCGGCCAGATGCACTTCAACACCGGCTACCGGCCGGAGGCGATGCCGCTGGTCAAGGGCTTCGCCGAGGCGTTCGCCAACTACGACGCGATCGTGACGCCCTCGGCATCGTGCGCCGGGATGGTCCGTGAGAGCCATCCCCTCCTCGCGGAGCAGTTGGGCGACACCGGGCTGCGCCGCCAGGTGGCCGAGGTCGCGCCGCGGGTGCACGAGTTCACCGAGTTCCTGGTCGATGTGCTCGGCGTGACGGACGTGGGCGCCTACTTCCCGCACCGGGTGACCTACCACCCCACCTGTCACTCGCTGCGCGGACTGCGCCTGGGCGACAAGCCGCAGCGGCTGCTGCGGGAGGTGCACGGGATCGACCTGGTCGAGCTCCCGGCCGCCGACTCCTGCTGCGGCTTCGGCGGCACCTTCGCCCTCAAGAACGCCGAGACCTCGACCGCGATGCTCGGCGACAAGATGCGCAACGTCGTCGCCACCGGCGCCGACGTGCTGTGCGCGGCGGACAACTCCTGCCTGATGCACATCGGCGGAGGGCTGTCCCGGCTGCGGACCGGCGTCGGCACACTGCACCTGGCCGAGATCCTGGCCCGGACCGAAGGAGCCGACCAGTGA